The Tautonia plasticadhaerens nucleotide sequence GTCGGCCACGTCGCCCACCGGCACCTCGCCTACTTCGGGCTGTTCTTCCTCGGCACGATGGGGGTGATGTCGCTGCTGACCAGCGGGATCGACCGCTTCCTGGCGATCGGCTCGCCGATCTGGGCCTGGGGGCGGGACCCGACGGTGGAGCTGGTGGTGCAGGGCGCCGCGGCCCTGGGGTTCGGGGCGGCCTACTTCCTGCTGATCTTCGGCTACCTCTCCCGACGCTTCGAGCGCCAGGCCGACGTCTTCGGCTGCCGGGTCGTCTCCTGCGGCCGGGGGGGCTGCCCCCCCCACCCGGACGTCAACGCCCTGCCCGGCCCCGGGCCGGCGGTGCCCGAGACGCTCTGCCCGGTCGGCATCGGCATCTTCATCGAGGCCCTCTCCAGCGTGGCGATGCTCAACGGCATGGAGCCCCGGGCCCGCTCCTGGCGGCACGGCAGCATCGCGAGGCGGATCTCCTTCCTCCGGGGGCTGGAGGGCCGCCCCGAGGCCGAGCGCCGCTTCCAGGCCCGGCTGGCCGGGCTCAGGCTGGCCGTCGGCCTGGCGCTGACGACGGCGCTGCTGCTCGCCGTCACCACCGGGGCCCTGGGCCGGCTCCACTGAGCCCCCCCCGGCCGGATCGGCCCCCGACTTGAGAAAACCCGACGCCCCGCCTTCTCAGCCCGCCGGGGTTGTGTTAAATTCCCGCGCCCTCGGGGAGGATGCCCGGGGGATCCCGACGACGCAGGACCTCCCCCCCGCGATCGCCGGCAACGCCCGAGGGACGCCCGACACGGAGGTCGCCGCCATGCCCCGATGGCCGATCCGGATCAAGCTGATCCTCGGCCTGAGCCTGGTCGTCGCCATGATGATGACGCTGCTGGCCGGCGCCATCGTCGGCCTGCGCGCCTTCCATCGGAGCAACCTGACGCTCACCGACCAGCTCCGAGAGCTGGGGGCCTCGAAGGACCTGCTCCAGGCGGTCATGCAGCTCGACCTCGACGACCACGAGCTGGACCAGCTCTTCCCCGCCTCCCCCCCCGGGCTGGCCTCGCCTCGCCCCCCGCGGAGGCTCGAGGGCGCTCCCCTGCGGGACTGGCCCGAGCGGCTCCGGGCCGCCCTGCCGGCCGAGGACCCGGAGGGCGCCGCCCCTCCCGCCCCGGCCGACGAGGAGCTCCGACGCGCCTCCGGGCCCTTCGTCACCGTGATCGACGCCGACGCCCGCCGCAAGGAGATCCTCGACCGGCTGCTCTCCCGGATCCGGGCCGCCCGGCAGGCCCTCGCCCGGTACTACGCCGAGCTGGAGCGCAACAGCCTCCGGGGCAACCGCTCCGACGGCCGGGAGGAGTTCACGCTCGCCTTCCTCATCGACGAGGACCTCGCCGGCATCCTCCAGCACTTCGAGCCCGACGAGGCCGTCCCGCCGATGACCGAGCGGACCTCGATCTACGTGGCCCGCCACCCCGAGGCCGACCTGCTCAACGCCGGGCCCTGGGAGCCCTACGCCCTGACCCGGGCCCGGCTCGACCGCCTCACCGCCTCGGCCGTCAGCCTGCCGGACAAGCTGCACAGCGACTTCTTCCTGGTGCTGGAGGCCTCGAAGCGGCACTACCAGTCCAGCCGGGTCATCGTCTGGACCGCCGCCCTGGCCGTCCTGGCGATGCTCTGCGGCCTGACGAAGCTGGTGCACCGCTGGGTCTTCGCCCCGATCCGCCTGCTGCACCGGGGGGTCCGGCACGTCGCCCGGGGGTCGTTCGACTACACGATCGACCTGGCCACCGGGGACGAGATGCAGGCCCTCGCCGAGGCCTTCAACGACATGATCGCCCGGCTCGGCGCCAGTTACGCCGACCTCGAGCGCCAGGTCGCCGAGCGGAGCCGCCAGCTCGTCCGCTCCGAGCGGCTGGCCGGCGTCGGCTTCCTCGCCGCGGGCGTCGCCCACGAGATCAACAATCCCCTGGCCTCGATCGCCTTCTGCGCCGAGGCCCTGGAGCACCGCCTCGACCCGGTCCTCAAGGCCGCCGACCCCGAGGGCACCGGCGACGCCCGGGTCGCCCGGGACTACATGAGGATGGTCCAGGAGGAGGCCTTCCGCTGCAAGCGGATCACCGAGAAGCTGCTGGACTTCTCCCGCTGCAACGACATCCAGCGCCAGCGGACGGACCTGGTCGAGCTGATCGACGGCGTCGTCGAGATGATGCGACACATGGGCAAGTACCGGGACAAGCGGATCGTCTTCCAGCCGAGGGAGTCGGTCGTGGCCCTGGTCGACCCCCAGGAGATCAAGCAGGTCGCCCTGAACCTGGTGGTCAACGCCCTGGACAGCATGGAGGCCGGCGGGACGCTCCGGATCGACGCCCGGATGGCCGCCGGGCAGGCCGAGCTGTCCTTCCGGGACGACGGCTGCGGCATGGCCCCCGACGTCCTGGAGAACATCTTCGAGCCGTTCTTCACCCGCCGCAAGGCGGGCAAGGGCACCGGCCTGGGGCTGTCGATCTCGCACCGGATCGTCAGCCAGCACCACGGCGAGATCGCCGCGACCAGCCCCGGCGAGGGCCTCGGGTCGACCTTCACCGTCCTGCTCCCCTCGCAGCCCCTCCCTCCCAGGAGGGACCGGGGCGGCCCCGAGCCGAGCCGGGGGCGGCACCCGCTTTGCACCTCCGCCGCGGCGG carries:
- a CDS encoding sensor histidine kinase → MPRWPIRIKLILGLSLVVAMMMTLLAGAIVGLRAFHRSNLTLTDQLRELGASKDLLQAVMQLDLDDHELDQLFPASPPGLASPRPPRRLEGAPLRDWPERLRAALPAEDPEGAAPPAPADEELRRASGPFVTVIDADARRKEILDRLLSRIRAARQALARYYAELERNSLRGNRSDGREEFTLAFLIDEDLAGILQHFEPDEAVPPMTERTSIYVARHPEADLLNAGPWEPYALTRARLDRLTASAVSLPDKLHSDFFLVLEASKRHYQSSRVIVWTAALAVLAMLCGLTKLVHRWVFAPIRLLHRGVRHVARGSFDYTIDLATGDEMQALAEAFNDMIARLGASYADLERQVAERSRQLVRSERLAGVGFLAAGVAHEINNPLASIAFCAEALEHRLDPVLKAADPEGTGDARVARDYMRMVQEEAFRCKRITEKLLDFSRCNDIQRQRTDLVELIDGVVEMMRHMGKYRDKRIVFQPRESVVALVDPQEIKQVALNLVVNALDSMEAGGTLRIDARMAAGQAELSFRDDGCGMAPDVLENIFEPFFTRRKAGKGTGLGLSISHRIVSQHHGEIAATSPGEGLGSTFTVLLPSQPLPPRRDRGGPEPSRGRHPLCTSAAAVGGDDASTPPSIPVEG